The candidate division WOR-3 bacterium genomic sequence TTCCTTTGCGTCGCTGACGGCTCTTATATTGTATCCGAGTCTTCGAAGTATTACTTCCATTGTTTCAACGAACAAAGCTTCATCGTCTACGTAAAGAATGCTCTCTTCACCCGTCTTGACGGTAGTGGTTGCGGAGGATTCTTTTTCGGGCTTTTTCTCCAGGACGGGAAAAGAAATCTCGAAAACAGTCCCTTTTCCGATTTCGCTGTTGACTGTTATTTCTCCGTTTGATTTTTTGACCAGGCCGTGGACGATGGCAAGTCCTATGCCCGATCCTTCGCCGTCTTTTTTTGTCGTATAATAGGGCTCGAAAATGCGATCCAAAGAAGATTGTTCAATTCCTTCGCCCGTGTCGAGAAAGGTAAGTATTATTCTGTTGTCTTTCTTCTTGAGTCTGAGTTCAATTATTCCTCCGTTGTCTCTCATGGCGTACCGGGCGTTTGTAAATAAATTCAGAAGTATCTGATGTATCTGCGAAGGATCACCGAGGACAAGATCTTCCAGAGGATCTGTATCTATTTTGACGTCTATTGAGCCAGGTACAGATTTTTTTAGCAATTCAGCCGATTCTTTTACAAATTTTGAGATCATTATAGGTTTCAGCTCTTTTTCCTTGTCTTTGCTGAAAGTGAGAATTTCGCGGACAAAATCTTTTGCCTTCGCAATGGCGGCTGAAATGTTTTCAATTTGGGGTACGGCGGGAGAACCAACCGGAATGTCCGATTTGGCCAGCTCGGCGAAAGTCGAAATTGAGCCGAGTATGTTGTTGAAGTCGTGCGCTATTCCGCTGGCCATGGTCCCTATGGCGTGCATTTTCTGGTTTTGTCTGAGTTGGAATTCCACCTTTTTTCTTTCTGTAATGTCAATGAAAGAAGACTGAAGATACAGCGGTTTTCCCTGGCTGTCCTTTATGAGACCGGGATTGATGAGCGCTGAAAACTTCGTGCCGTCTTTTCTCGTCGCTATTACTTCGGCCGGTATTGCTGTTTTGGATAAAGTGAGAAGTGAAATAATTTTTTCAGGAGTGACGTCAGAGCCGGGAGGTTTGAAAATCGACAGGTTTTTGCCAAGAAGCTCTTCGTTTGAATATCCAAGCATGTTTAGAAGGCTGTTGTTGACGTAGATTATTTTACCGGTGCTGTCTGATATCGCCGCACCGTATGCCGCCTCATCCGTCAGGGTCTTGAATTTCAGTATTTCTTCTTCAGATTTGATTCTTCTTTGGATTTCTTTTTTGAGCTCTTCGGTCCTCTGTTCGACGATGGATTCGAGGTTTTCGTTAGCTTCTATTTTCAGTCTGTATATTTCGTTCTGTTTCTCGATTTTTTCTTTTTCGTATTTCGACTGCAGTTCCAGAATCTTGATGTTGCTCTCTTCGGAAAACAATTTGTCCTTCAGTTCGTAATACATTTTGTTGTATTTCAGTGCGTTGAAATAATCGCCCGCGGCTTCATAAACCCTTGAAAATTCCTGGTACACAGTAAGAAGAATGGTCCTTAGATTGCCTTCACTCGCGATTTTCATGCTTTTTTCGAGATTTGCTGTGGCTCCGCGGAATTCGTTCATTGCTATATGCAGTCTGGCGATGTCTACGTGCGCCGAGGCGAGGCCGGATATGTTGTTGGATTCCTTCCTTATTTTAAGAGCTTCTCTCAGTATTTCTTTGGCGGATTCAAGATGGCGTCTGTCGTTGTTTTCTGAATAAAGTTCCAGATGTATGTTTCCTATGTTTGAAAGAGTGGTGGATATGCTCAGTTTGTCGCCGAAAGTCTGTTTAATCGCCAGGGCTCTGTTATTTAATTCCAGTGATTTTTCATATTCTTTCATCTTGAAGTAGAGGTTTCCGAGGTTGTTCAGGGTGTGAGCCAGTTCTTCCGAAGGGCCGTTTTTTTCACGGATTGCCAGCAGTTTGAGATGATATTCCTCTGCTTTCTCAAATTTTTCCCAGGCGAGGTATAAATTGGCGAGATTGTTGAGAACATTGCCCTTGAGTTCTTCGTCGGAAAAGGATTCCGCGACAGAAAGCGCCTTAAAATAGTAATCTGCCGATGATGCGTAGTCGCCTGTAATTTTATAAATAAGTGCTATTTTATTGCAAAGGGAAGCCGTTTTTTCATTGTTTTCTATTTCACGGGATTTATCGAGAGCTTGTATAAGCAGAGGAAGGGCGTCTTCCGGTTTTCCAAGAAATTTGTAGCAGGACGCCAGATTCATCAAGGCCTTGATGTAACCCAGAGAGTAGTCGATTGTTTTTGACAGGCGCAAGGCTTCGTTCGCCAGAATGAGAGATTTGTCAGGTCTTTTGTTGACTATTCTCGACGAAATCTCGTTCAAAGCGTCAATTTTTTCGACGCCCGACAAATCGCCCGTCTCTTTGTTCAGGCTCTCAGCTTCAAATGAAGATTCCATAATATTTCCGACGTCAACACAATTTTAAACCTTTTATCTTTCAATTAAAAGGTTTATCTCATGTTATCGAATTTATTCCAGACAAAGAACTTTTAAAAGCAACTTCATGGCCGAGGTGGCTTTATTTTCAATGAAGACATCGGATATGGAACCTGTAAAGCTTGAAGGCTCGGTGTTGATCTCTATTATTCGCGCCCCCCTGCTTTTGGCCGCGAATGGGAATGAGCACGCCGGCATCACTTCTCCCGAAGTTCCTATAACAAGAACAACATCTGATTCACCGGCTTCATAAAAGCTTTGTTTCATCGCTTTTACAGGT encodes the following:
- a CDS encoding tetratricopeptide repeat protein, which translates into the protein MESSFEAESLNKETGDLSGVEKIDALNEISSRIVNKRPDKSLILANEALRLSKTIDYSLGYIKALMNLASCYKFLGKPEDALPLLIQALDKSREIENNEKTASLCNKIALIYKITGDYASSADYYFKALSVAESFSDEELKGNVLNNLANLYLAWEKFEKAEEYHLKLLAIREKNGPSEELAHTLNNLGNLYFKMKEYEKSLELNNRALAIKQTFGDKLSISTTLSNIGNIHLELYSENNDRRHLESAKEILREALKIRKESNNISGLASAHVDIARLHIAMNEFRGATANLEKSMKIASEGNLRTILLTVYQEFSRVYEAAGDYFNALKYNKMYYELKDKLFSEESNIKILELQSKYEKEKIEKQNEIYRLKIEANENLESIVEQRTEELKKEIQRRIKSEEEILKFKTLTDEAAYGAAISDSTGKIIYVNNSLLNMLGYSNEELLGKNLSIFKPPGSDVTPEKIISLLTLSKTAIPAEVIATRKDGTKFSALINPGLIKDSQGKPLYLQSSFIDITERKKVEFQLRQNQKMHAIGTMASGIAHDFNNILGSISTFAELAKSDIPVGSPAVPQIENISAAIAKAKDFVREILTFSKDKEKELKPIMISKFVKESAELLKKSVPGSIDVKIDTDPLEDLVLGDPSQIHQILLNLFTNARYAMRDNGGIIELRLKKKDNRIILTFLDTGEGIEQSSLDRIFEPYYTTKKDGEGSGIGLAIVHGLVKKSNGEITVNSEIGKGTVFEISFPVLEKKPEKESSATTTVKTGEESILYVDDEALFVETMEVILRRLGYNIRAVSDAKEALSIFSENPSSFDLVIADYTMPGISGPEMVQKMRELHPDVPVIFCSGFLNADIQETIKHIPNAKVMTKPVPVSELAAMIREVLDKNVSIDRIKS